A part of Pectinatus sottacetonis genomic DNA contains:
- a CDS encoding aminotransferase class IV: MKNLGYYNGKFDELEKMTVPMNDRVHWFGDGVYDAGPCRNYNIFAIDEHVDRFFNSAALLDIVMPLTKQALKDLLQELVRKLDTGNQFVYYQVTRGTGIRNHVFTPGKGNLWVTLVPAEISDGTTPIQVITEPDTRFYHCNIKTVNLIPSVMAAEHAKQKGCKEAIFYRPGGRITECAHSNCHIIKDGKLYTAPTDELILPGIARAHLIRKCKELGIGVSETPYYLKDLMNAEEILVTSSSNFCLRVDYIDGQKVGGKQSALFEKIRKTLLDEFLQATN, encoded by the coding sequence ATGAAGAATCTTGGCTATTACAACGGAAAATTTGATGAATTAGAAAAAATGACTGTCCCCATGAATGATCGGGTACATTGGTTCGGTGACGGAGTTTATGATGCAGGGCCTTGCCGAAACTATAATATTTTTGCCATAGATGAACATGTTGATCGTTTTTTTAATAGTGCTGCATTGCTTGACATAGTAATGCCTCTTACAAAACAGGCCTTAAAGGATCTTCTACAAGAATTAGTCCGTAAGCTCGACACCGGAAACCAATTTGTCTATTATCAGGTTACTCGCGGTACCGGAATCCGCAACCACGTATTTACACCAGGAAAAGGTAACTTATGGGTTACCCTGGTTCCCGCTGAAATATCAGATGGAACAACTCCAATACAAGTTATTACCGAACCGGATACCCGCTTTTATCATTGCAATATCAAAACTGTAAACTTGATTCCATCAGTGATGGCAGCAGAGCATGCCAAACAAAAAGGGTGTAAGGAAGCTATTTTTTATCGTCCAGGCGGCCGCATCACAGAATGTGCCCACAGTAACTGTCATATTATCAAGGATGGTAAGCTATATACAGCTCCAACAGATGAGCTTATACTTCCAGGCATTGCCAGAGCACATCTTATCCGTAAATGCAAAGAGCTAGGTATAGGTGTAAGTGAAACACCGTATTATTTAAAAGACCTTATGAATGCTGAGGAAATCCTAGTCACAAGTTCTAGCAACTTCTGCTTACGCGTTGATTACATTGATGGGCAAAAAGTTGGCGGTAAACAGTCAGCGTTATTTGAAAAAATCCGTAAAACCCTGCTTGACGAATTTCTGCAAGCAACAAATTGA
- a CDS encoding DUF2284 domain-containing protein: MENLKITIKAGLLQTILAKYQHKEKFLAYCKTCSKYENRWSCPPLSFSPNDYLQPYTYIYFIGIQLFYDKQTIAAADTSEKITAVSLAATKKIKKQVSTILLAAEKHFPETLSLSSGGCDFCCRCTRPQNEPCRKPEKMRYSLDSFGIDLSAITKKFLNISLLWNSQKLPAYHTLVHGLLTKKTINEIELQNMFAQYK; this comes from the coding sequence ATGGAAAATTTAAAAATTACAATAAAAGCTGGTCTATTGCAAACCATACTGGCAAAATACCAGCATAAGGAAAAATTTCTTGCTTACTGCAAAACCTGCAGTAAATATGAAAACCGCTGGTCGTGTCCACCTTTATCTTTTTCTCCTAATGATTATCTGCAGCCATATACTTATATTTACTTCATTGGTATTCAGCTTTTTTATGATAAACAGACTATTGCTGCTGCTGATACCAGTGAAAAAATAACTGCTGTTTCCCTGGCAGCTACTAAAAAAATAAAAAAACAAGTAAGTACTATATTATTAGCTGCGGAAAAACATTTTCCAGAAACATTATCCCTTTCTTCTGGTGGCTGTGATTTTTGTTGCCGCTGTACTCGTCCCCAAAATGAGCCTTGCCGTAAACCAGAAAAAATGCGTTATTCTCTTGATTCTTTCGGTATAGACTTAAGTGCCATAACAAAAAAATTTCTAAACATTTCATTACTATGGAACAGCCAAAAACTACCTGCTTATCATACATTAGTTCACGGGTTATTGACAAAAAAAACCATAAATGAAATAGAATTGCAAAATATGTTTGCCCAATATAAATAA
- a CDS encoding DUF4392 domain-containing protein, whose amino-acid sequence MDKIEDIILRHSKRGMQKLRPHMDIDYCRLAAEEILSWKRGIIFLTTGFYVAGFPETDGPAGTAVLASALREMGFHPVIVTESAYAGLFTIRDFDVVPVDIGNGEQYCRQLVRDYQPVGMISVERCGLNTRNDYENMCGISIREHNAPADILFRIAPEFFIKTIGIGDGGNEIGMGVLADIIERELNLSPCKVAVDFLVIASVSNWGAYGIAAYLSILNRKLLMPQYPWIASYIAETVTIGSIDGVTHERVPHVDGFDEGIEQEIVDALIDKVQLNLYS is encoded by the coding sequence ATGGATAAAATAGAAGATATCATTCTTCGTCATTCAAAACGCGGCATGCAAAAACTGCGTCCACATATGGATATAGATTATTGCCGCCTGGCAGCAGAAGAAATTCTCTCCTGGAAACGCGGTATTATCTTTCTAACCACCGGCTTTTATGTTGCCGGGTTTCCTGAAACAGACGGACCAGCTGGTACGGCCGTATTAGCCAGTGCTTTACGTGAAATGGGCTTCCATCCAGTAATTGTTACCGAATCTGCTTACGCAGGATTATTCACTATCCGGGACTTTGATGTCGTCCCTGTCGATATTGGTAACGGGGAACAATATTGTAGGCAGTTAGTCAGGGATTATCAGCCTGTAGGCATGATTTCAGTCGAGCGCTGCGGCCTAAATACACGAAATGATTATGAAAATATGTGTGGTATTTCTATCCGTGAACACAATGCCCCGGCAGATATCCTGTTTCGTATTGCCCCGGAATTCTTCATAAAAACCATTGGAATAGGTGATGGCGGCAATGAGATTGGCATGGGTGTATTGGCTGATATCATTGAAAGAGAGCTAAACCTAAGTCCTTGTAAAGTAGCTGTTGATTTTTTGGTGATTGCCAGTGTCTCAAATTGGGGTGCTTATGGTATTGCAGCATATCTATCTATATTGAACAGAAAGCTGCTTATGCCGCAGTATCCCTGGATAGCTTCATATATAGCTGAAACCGTAACTATCGGCAGCATTGACGGTGTCACGCATGAACGTGTTCCCCATGTTGACGGCTTTGATGAAGGAATAGAGCAAGAAATCGTAGATGCACTGATTGACAAAGTACAATTAAACTTATACAGCTGA
- the trxA gene encoding thioredoxin, protein MLETYTKDNFTAKVLQANIPVLVDFWAKWCAPCQKFAPIIEKMEKKALGKYKVGCIDVDKEQELVSRYNITTIPTIIIFKNGQSTGQIIGAVSEEDLCHMMIND, encoded by the coding sequence ATGCTGGAAACATATACTAAAGACAATTTTACCGCAAAGGTTTTACAAGCAAATATTCCCGTACTTGTTGACTTTTGGGCCAAATGGTGCGCCCCCTGCCAAAAATTCGCTCCAATTATTGAAAAAATGGAAAAAAAAGCTTTAGGTAAATACAAAGTAGGTTGTATAGATGTTGATAAAGAACAGGAGTTAGTAAGCCGATATAATATTACCACAATTCCTACTATTATAATATTCAAAAACGGTCAGTCAACAGGACAAATAATTGGTGCAGTATCGGAAGAAGATCTATGCCATATGATGATCAATGATTAA
- a CDS encoding putative hydro-lyase, with amino-acid sequence MDYSYSKPSEVRALIHDGKITGQTSGMCDGYAQANLVILPQDIAYDFLLFSQRNPRPCPLLEVSDTGSRLLHQIAENADIAQDLPKYRVYKHGELTGEYTDIVDLWQDNFVSFLIGCSFSFEGDLLEADVPVRHIEEKRNVPMYNTNIPCASAGIFHGNMVVSMRPIPYSLVPKAVLITGQMPKVHGAPLHIGNPEIIGIKDIAQPDYGDPVTIKPGEVPVFWPCGVTPQNAIMQSKPELVITHAPGHMFITDIKNINLKY; translated from the coding sequence ATGGATTATAGTTATTCTAAACCATCAGAAGTAAGGGCCCTTATTCATGATGGCAAGATAACAGGTCAGACATCTGGCATGTGTGATGGCTACGCACAAGCTAATCTGGTTATTCTGCCCCAGGATATTGCCTACGATTTTCTTCTGTTCAGCCAACGCAATCCAAGACCATGTCCGCTTCTTGAAGTAAGTGATACAGGATCAAGGCTGCTGCATCAGATTGCAGAAAATGCTGATATTGCCCAAGATTTACCGAAATATCGTGTCTATAAGCACGGTGAACTAACCGGAGAATACACTGACATTGTAGATTTATGGCAGGATAATTTTGTCAGTTTCCTAATCGGCTGTAGTTTTTCCTTTGAAGGTGATCTGCTTGAAGCCGATGTTCCCGTTCGTCATATTGAGGAAAAGCGAAATGTACCAATGTATAATACAAATATTCCCTGTGCATCAGCGGGTATCTTCCATGGGAATATGGTTGTTTCAATGCGGCCTATTCCTTATTCCCTTGTGCCAAAAGCTGTATTGATTACCGGACAAATGCCCAAAGTCCACGGTGCCCCACTTCATATCGGCAATCCTGAAATTATTGGCATCAAAGATATCGCGCAGCCTGATTACGGCGATCCTGTCACGATTAAACCGGGAGAGGTTCCTGTATTTTGGCCTTGCGGTGTGACTCCGCAAAATGCTATCATGCAATCCAAACCTGAACTAGTAATTACACATGCACCCGGACATATGTTCATAACTGATATAAAAAATATCAACCTAAAATATTGA
- a CDS encoding DUF554 domain-containing protein, giving the protein MTAVIINTIAIILGSILGLLLRKGIPQSVADALMKGLGLCTIIIGIQGAVKEQNILLLIMAVVIGIFIGESIDLDGKINRFAERVMSHFRDNGDSAKTAEAFITACLIMNVGAMVIVGSLDAGLSRNYTMLYTKSLLDFISGIMLAATLGIGVMGSGLFTFLFQGTIVVMAAYIAPYLSDRLIAEINCTGCLLILAIGLNMAGLSKFKVINFLPGLFVVPIILLVQKLLF; this is encoded by the coding sequence ATGACAGCTGTTATTATTAATACAATCGCAATAATTTTGGGGAGTATACTAGGGCTGCTATTGCGTAAAGGAATACCCCAATCGGTGGCAGATGCTTTAATGAAGGGACTGGGACTTTGCACCATTATAATCGGAATACAAGGGGCCGTAAAAGAACAGAATATTTTATTGCTCATTATGGCAGTAGTAATAGGAATATTCATTGGTGAAAGTATAGATTTAGATGGGAAAATAAATAGGTTTGCAGAACGTGTAATGTCACATTTTCGTGATAACGGTGATTCAGCAAAAACAGCAGAAGCGTTTATAACAGCCTGTTTAATTATGAATGTGGGGGCAATGGTCATTGTTGGTTCTTTGGATGCTGGGTTAAGCAGGAATTATACGATGCTTTATACTAAATCACTGCTGGATTTTATTTCAGGGATAATGTTGGCGGCAACACTGGGGATCGGAGTCATGGGTTCAGGTTTGTTCACTTTCCTGTTTCAGGGAACTATAGTTGTTATGGCCGCTTATATAGCACCATATCTGTCTGATAGGTTGATTGCTGAAATAAACTGCACGGGTTGTTTACTGATATTGGCTATTGGGTTGAATATGGCGGGATTAAGCAAGTTTAAAGTTATTAATTTTTTACCGGGATTATTTGTTGTACCGATTATTTTGCTGGTTCAAAAATTATTATTTTAA